One Streptomyces sp. B21-105 genomic region harbors:
- a CDS encoding rhamnogalacturonan acetylesterase: MRAALTAVVAVLPIVPLPGTEVSASAATPVHVYIAGDSTASTYVSSLAPRAGWGQALPVFLTSRAAAVNVAKSGASSKSFVDLGRLDHILALIKQGDLLLISFGHNDEKADDPTRHTEPSTTYKRYLSQYIDRSRAKGAVPVLVTPVERRHFNGAGVISPSHGAYPAAMRELAAAKGVPLIDLTASSTALWNRAGVEGTKKHFMILKAGQYPNYPNGSQDNTHFQALGAIEVARLVATGLRNQGILPSADFQRLTDTIPTSAVVWPRTAPY, from the coding sequence ATGCGCGCCGCGCTGACCGCCGTCGTCGCGGTCCTGCCGATCGTTCCACTGCCCGGCACGGAGGTGAGCGCCTCGGCGGCGACCCCCGTCCATGTCTACATCGCGGGAGACTCCACCGCCTCCACCTACGTGTCCTCGCTCGCCCCCCGGGCCGGCTGGGGCCAGGCGCTGCCGGTGTTCCTCACCTCCCGGGCCGCGGCGGTGAACGTGGCCAAGTCAGGGGCCAGTTCGAAGAGTTTCGTCGATCTGGGCCGACTCGACCACATTCTGGCGCTGATCAAGCAGGGTGACCTGCTGCTCATCTCGTTCGGGCACAACGACGAGAAGGCCGACGACCCGACCCGCCACACCGAGCCGTCGACGACGTACAAGCGGTATCTCTCCCAGTACATCGACAGGAGCCGGGCCAAGGGAGCGGTCCCGGTGCTGGTCACGCCCGTCGAGCGGCGCCACTTCAACGGCGCGGGCGTCATCTCCCCGTCGCACGGCGCCTATCCGGCCGCGATGCGCGAGCTCGCCGCGGCCAAGGGCGTACCGCTGATCGACCTGACCGCCTCCAGCACGGCGCTCTGGAACCGCGCAGGCGTGGAGGGAACGAAGAAGCACTTCATGATCCTCAAGGCCGGGCAGTACCCCAACTACCCCAACGGCAGCCAGGACAACACGCACTTCCAGGCACTCGGTGCGATCGAGGTCGCCCGACTCGTCGCCACCGGCCTGCGCAACCAGGGGATCCTCCCGTCCGCCGATTTTCAGCGGCTCACCGACACCATCCCGACCAGTGCGGTCGTGTGGCCCAGGACCGCGCCGTACTGA
- a CDS encoding pectinesterase family protein: MVAGVVAVLPLAGLGVTTPASAATTITVASDGSGNYTTVQAAIAAAPSGAIIKIKPGTYRGQVSIPASKPGIVLQGTSGTSTDVVITGNAPASTAGTAGSATVLNMAKNTTVTGVTIANTYDRHDSQALALYAGGDRQVYRNVRLLGYQDTFLSWGGTGSAQVRQYVYKSYIEGAVDFIYGNGALVVDSTTIRSLDRGSSNNGYITAAATNAANRYGILITRSTLVSSAAARTVALGRCWHAGGAADAVGQVLVRDSTLGAHTRQTGAWQDMGGFSWKTCRFSEFNNRGPGVSTGTTDRPQISAATAANYTSQKYLAGSDGWNPVQ; encoded by the coding sequence GTGGTAGCCGGCGTCGTCGCCGTCCTACCCCTGGCCGGCCTCGGGGTGACCACCCCGGCGAGTGCCGCCACCACGATCACGGTGGCCAGTGACGGCTCCGGGAACTACACCACCGTCCAGGCGGCGATCGCGGCAGCCCCGTCCGGAGCGATCATCAAGATCAAGCCGGGCACCTACCGCGGCCAGGTGTCCATCCCGGCGAGCAAGCCCGGCATCGTCCTGCAAGGCACGTCCGGGACCTCCACCGACGTGGTGATCACCGGAAACGCCCCCGCGTCCACGGCCGGTACCGCGGGCAGCGCGACCGTACTCAACATGGCCAAGAACACCACGGTCACCGGCGTGACCATCGCCAACACGTACGACCGGCACGACAGCCAGGCACTGGCCCTGTACGCCGGCGGTGACCGGCAGGTCTACCGCAACGTGCGCCTGCTCGGCTACCAGGACACCTTCCTGTCCTGGGGCGGCACGGGAAGCGCGCAGGTCCGTCAGTACGTCTACAAGAGCTACATCGAAGGCGCCGTCGACTTCATCTACGGCAACGGCGCCCTGGTCGTCGACTCCACGACCATCCGCTCACTGGACCGCGGCAGCAGCAACAACGGCTACATCACCGCCGCGGCCACCAACGCCGCCAACCGGTACGGCATCCTGATCACCCGGTCGACGCTGGTGAGCTCGGCCGCGGCGCGGACCGTCGCCCTGGGACGCTGCTGGCACGCCGGCGGGGCGGCCGACGCGGTCGGTCAGGTACTGGTCCGCGACTCGACGCTGGGGGCCCACACGCGCCAGACCGGAGCCTGGCAGGACATGGGCGGCTTCTCCTGGAAGACCTGCCGGTTCAGCGAGTTCAACAACAGGGGCCCCGGCGTCAGCACCGGCACCACGGACCGTCCGCAGATCAGCGCCGCGACCGCGGCGAACTACACCTCGCAGAAGTACCTGGCCGGAAGCGACGGCTGGAACCCAGTGCAGTAG